A stretch of Gymnodinialimonas phycosphaerae DNA encodes these proteins:
- the betA gene encoding choline dehydrogenase, producing MEADYVVIGAGSAGCAVTFRLTEAGKSVLVIEHGGSDWGPFINMPAALSYPMGMKRYDWGYLTEPEPHMNNRVMACPRGKVIGGSSSINGMIYVRGHAQDFDIWAEMGADGWSYADVLPYFKRAETWHGDAGDPAFRGHDGPLHITRGERKNPLYQAFIESGAQAGYGRTDDYNGYRQEGFGAFEMSVWKGKRWSAASAYLKPALARSNCDMVRGLVQRIEFKEGRATGVRLSDGTLIRARAEVILCAGAINSPKILMLSGIGPGNHLADKDIPIVADRCGVGQNLQDHLELYVQYAASQPVSIAPYWSLWGKALVGAQWLFNKTGLGATNNFEACGFIRSNAGVQYPDIQYHFLPIAVRYDGKTPPGGHGFQAHTGPMRSPSRGDITLASNDPAAAPKIRFNYMSHAKDWEDFRRAIRLTREIFATGPIKDFVDHEIQPGNAAQTDAALDAIIREHAESAYHPCGTARMGQRDDPMAVVDPENRVIGVKGLRLADSSIFPLIPNGNLNAPSIMVGEKAADHILGRRLPAENRETWIAPDWQAAQRESHAKAAAAE from the coding sequence ATGGAAGCTGATTACGTCGTTATTGGTGCAGGATCAGCGGGTTGCGCGGTGACCTTCAGGTTGACTGAGGCCGGGAAGTCCGTGCTTGTCATCGAGCATGGGGGCTCTGATTGGGGACCGTTCATCAACATGCCTGCCGCGCTGAGTTACCCGATGGGGATGAAGCGGTATGACTGGGGCTATCTGACCGAACCCGAGCCGCATATGAACAACCGCGTCATGGCCTGCCCGCGCGGCAAGGTCATCGGTGGGTCGTCATCGATCAACGGCATGATTTACGTGCGCGGCCATGCGCAGGATTTCGACATATGGGCCGAAATGGGCGCGGACGGCTGGTCCTACGCCGACGTCCTGCCCTACTTCAAGCGCGCCGAGACGTGGCACGGCGACGCCGGCGACCCCGCGTTCCGCGGCCATGACGGCCCACTACACATCACGCGAGGGGAACGGAAAAACCCTCTGTATCAAGCTTTTATCGAGTCCGGTGCGCAAGCTGGCTATGGCAGAACCGACGATTATAACGGCTATCGGCAAGAAGGCTTCGGAGCCTTCGAGATGTCGGTCTGGAAAGGCAAGCGCTGGTCCGCGGCAAGCGCCTATCTGAAGCCCGCTCTCGCTCGATCGAATTGCGACATGGTGAGGGGTCTAGTGCAACGGATCGAGTTCAAGGAGGGGCGTGCCACGGGTGTTCGCCTGTCAGACGGAACCTTGATCCGAGCGCGCGCTGAGGTGATCCTGTGCGCCGGTGCGATCAATTCGCCTAAAATTTTAATGCTTAGTGGAATTGGACCCGGTAACCATCTGGCAGATAAAGATATTCCCATCGTCGCGGATCGTTGCGGCGTTGGTCAGAACCTTCAGGATCACTTGGAGCTTTATGTTCAATACGCGGCCTCTCAGCCCGTCTCCATCGCCCCCTATTGGTCGCTTTGGGGCAAGGCACTGGTGGGCGCGCAATGGCTGTTCAACAAGACCGGGCTCGGGGCGACCAACAATTTCGAGGCTTGTGGCTTCATCCGCTCGAACGCCGGGGTGCAATACCCCGATATTCAGTATCATTTCCTTCCCATCGCCGTGCGTTATGATGGCAAAACGCCCCCCGGCGGCCATGGATTTCAAGCCCATACCGGACCCATGCGCTCTCCCTCCCGCGGTGACATCACGCTTGCAAGCAATGACCCCGCTGCCGCGCCAAAGATCCGCTTCAACTACATGTCGCACGCCAAGGATTGGGAAGACTTCCGCCGCGCGATCCGCCTGACACGAGAGATCTTTGCAACCGGTCCGATCAAGGATTTCGTCGACCATGAGATCCAACCGGGGAACGCCGCACAAACCGACGCGGCGCTGGACGCGATCATTCGCGAGCACGCGGAATCAGCCTATCACCCCTGTGGAACAGCCCGAATGGGGCAACGAGACGACCCCATGGCCGTGGTGGATCCAGAGAACAGAGTGATCGGCGTGAAGGGTCTACGCCTGGCGGACAGCTCGATTTTCCCATTGATTCCGAATGGTAACCTGAATGCCCCTTCGATCATGGTCGGTGAAAAAGCCGCAGATCACATATTGGGGCGCCGCCTGCCTGCAGAAAACAGAGAGACTTGGATCGCACCAGATTGGCAAGCCGCCCAACGCGAGAGCCATGCCAAGGCCGCTGCGGCGGAGTAA
- the betB gene encoding betaine-aldehyde dehydrogenase: MQPTASHFVNGAYLEDTAGDAIPVIFPATGEEIARVHAATPAVVEAAMTAAKAAQAQWAALMGVERGRILRRAADIIRERNQELSELETLDTGKPIQETLIADASSAADSLEYFGGLAASLAGEHMQLGGDWAYTMRVPLGVCVGIGAWNYPTQIAAWKGAPALACGNTMVFKPSEQTPLCALKLAEILVEAGAPPGVYNVIQGAGEVGKALVEDPRTAKVSLTGSAATGKKVYASAAAHMKHATMELGGKSPLIIFDDADLENAVSGAINANFYASGQVCSNGTRVFVQSGIKVAFLARLAERTANAVIGDPRNEATNFGPMVSEEQLAITCNYIEKGIAEGARLVHGGKRLDRPGCFIEPTIFTDVTDDMTIAREEIFGPVMSVLDFKTEEEVVTRANATDLGLSGAVFTADITRAHRVVHAIEAGSVWINQYNLTPVEVPFGGMKGSGVGRENARAAIEHYSQLKTVYVGMSPVEAAF, encoded by the coding sequence ATGCAGCCGACCGCAAGCCACTTCGTGAACGGCGCGTATCTGGAAGATACAGCAGGTGACGCCATCCCCGTGATCTTCCCCGCAACCGGCGAGGAGATCGCCCGCGTCCATGCCGCCACCCCTGCGGTGGTGGAAGCTGCAATGACCGCGGCAAAGGCGGCTCAAGCGCAATGGGCGGCGCTTATGGGCGTGGAGCGTGGACGCATCCTGCGCCGGGCTGCGGACATCATCCGGGAAAGAAATCAAGAACTTAGTGAGTTGGAAACCCTCGACACCGGCAAGCCGATCCAGGAAACGTTGATCGCCGATGCAAGCTCTGCCGCCGACAGCCTGGAGTATTTCGGCGGCCTCGCCGCATCCCTGGCCGGCGAACACATGCAATTGGGCGGCGATTGGGCCTATACCATGCGCGTGCCGCTTGGTGTATGCGTCGGTATCGGCGCGTGGAACTATCCCACCCAGATCGCCGCGTGGAAAGGCGCCCCGGCACTGGCATGCGGCAACACGATGGTCTTCAAGCCGTCTGAACAAACGCCCTTATGTGCCTTGAAATTAGCAGAAATTCTGGTCGAGGCTGGCGCGCCCCCAGGCGTCTACAACGTGATCCAAGGGGCCGGAGAGGTTGGCAAAGCGCTGGTCGAAGACCCACGCACCGCCAAGGTCTCACTCACCGGGTCCGCCGCGACCGGCAAGAAGGTCTACGCCTCTGCCGCTGCGCACATGAAGCACGCAACGATGGAGTTGGGCGGCAAATCCCCCCTCATCATCTTCGATGACGCCGATCTGGAAAATGCAGTTTCGGGCGCGATCAACGCCAATTTCTATGCCTCGGGTCAGGTGTGCTCGAACGGTACCCGCGTGTTCGTCCAAAGCGGCATCAAGGTCGCCTTCCTTGCACGTTTGGCCGAGCGCACTGCAAATGCCGTCATCGGAGACCCCCGCAACGAGGCCACGAATTTCGGCCCGATGGTAAGTGAAGAACAGCTGGCAATTACCTGTAATTACATCGAAAAAGGCATCGCTGAGGGCGCGCGCCTGGTGCACGGCGGCAAGCGCTTGGATCGGCCCGGCTGCTTCATTGAGCCGACGATCTTCACGGATGTGACAGACGACATGACCATCGCGCGCGAAGAGATTTTCGGCCCAGTCATGTCCGTTCTCGACTTCAAAACGGAAGAGGAAGTCGTGACACGAGCCAACGCGACCGACCTCGGCCTGTCCGGCGCGGTATTTACCGCGGATATCACCCGTGCTCACCGCGTCGTGCACGCGATTGAAGCAGGCAGCGTATGGATCAACCAGTATAATCTGACGCCCGTGGAAGTGCCCTTCGGAGGTATGAAGGGTTCGGGCGTAGGGCGCGAAAATGCGCGTGCGGCGATCGAACATTACTCTCAACTCAAGACGGTTTACGTCGGAATGTCACCGGTGGAGGCCGCCTTTTAG
- the betI gene encoding choline-binding transcriptional repressor BetI, producing MPRTGMMAIRKDALVNATITEIGRRGSLDVTMGQIAKAAGVSSALAHHYFGSKDDLLLAAMRAILAEFGAEARAQLARADTPMERLTAIARASFGGQNFCPDVVSAWLTFYVMAQRDAQAARLLRVYQNRLVSNLTHALTPLTPDAPRIAATAAALIDGLYIRHALADVGPPDAEAAITRVTDFLELAIR from the coding sequence ATGCCCCGCACAGGTATGATGGCTATACGGAAGGACGCGCTTGTCAACGCGACTATCACGGAAATCGGGCGGCGCGGGTCGCTGGACGTGACCATGGGACAGATCGCGAAGGCAGCGGGCGTGTCCTCGGCGCTGGCGCACCACTACTTCGGATCCAAGGACGATTTGCTGCTGGCGGCGATGCGCGCGATCCTTGCGGAATTCGGGGCCGAGGCGCGGGCTCAACTGGCCCGCGCGGACACCCCGATGGAGCGTCTGACCGCCATCGCCCGCGCTTCTTTCGGGGGGCAGAACTTCTGCCCTGATGTTGTGTCGGCCTGGCTGACCTTCTACGTCATGGCCCAACGCGACGCGCAAGCCGCGCGTCTGCTACGCGTCTATCAAAACCGCCTCGTTTCCAACCTGACCCATGCGTTAACGCCGTTAACGCCTGACGCGCCACGCATTGCTGCGACGGCGGCGGCGCTGATCGACGGCCTCTACATCCGGCACGCTTTGGCCGATGTCGGTCCACCCGACGCCGAGGCCGCCATCACACGGGTCACGGATTTTCTGGAGCTTGCGATCCGATGA
- the choX gene encoding choline ABC transporter substrate-binding protein: protein MTLYRSTATSVLALALSAGTAMADAHADCGTVTFSDVGWTDITATTAATTVVLEALGYETDILVLSVPVTYTSLAAGDVDIFLGNWMPTMEADIAPYREAGTVDTVRANLEGAKYTLATNAAGAALGITDFASIANFADELNGEIYGIEPGNDGNRLIMDMIEADAFGLSEFEVVESSEQGMLAQVARQSDREQPIVFLGWEPHPMNANFELTYLEGGDDWFGADLGGATVFTNTSAGYVAACPNVGALLQNLQFSLAMENEIMGAILNDGEEPADAATAWMVANPDAVMAWLDGVTTFDGGDATAAVSEALGL, encoded by the coding sequence ATGACTCTTTATCGCTCGACGGCGACATCTGTATTGGCCCTTGCGCTTAGCGCCGGGACCGCCATGGCCGATGCTCATGCCGATTGCGGCACCGTGACGTTCTCGGACGTGGGCTGGACCGACATCACGGCGACCACTGCTGCGACGACCGTGGTGCTTGAGGCGCTGGGATACGAGACCGACATCCTGGTCCTGTCCGTGCCCGTCACCTACACGTCGCTGGCCGCCGGTGACGTCGACATCTTCCTTGGCAACTGGATGCCCACGATGGAGGCTGACATCGCGCCCTATCGCGAGGCCGGGACCGTCGACACCGTGCGCGCCAACCTTGAGGGCGCGAAGTACACGCTGGCCACCAATGCGGCAGGCGCCGCGCTTGGGATCACCGATTTCGCCTCCATCGCCAATTTCGCCGATGAACTGAACGGCGAGATCTACGGCATCGAGCCCGGCAACGACGGCAACCGCCTGATCATGGATATGATCGAAGCGGACGCCTTCGGCCTGAGCGAGTTCGAGGTCGTCGAGTCCTCGGAGCAGGGGATGCTGGCCCAGGTCGCCCGTCAGAGCGACCGCGAGCAGCCGATCGTCTTCCTCGGCTGGGAGCCGCACCCGATGAACGCCAATTTCGAGCTGACCTACCTTGAGGGCGGCGACGATTGGTTCGGCGCCGATCTGGGCGGGGCGACCGTCTTCACCAATACCTCGGCTGGCTATGTGGCGGCCTGTCCGAACGTGGGCGCGTTGTTGCAGAACTTGCAGTTCAGCCTTGCCATGGAGAACGAGATCATGGGTGCGATCCTGAATGACGGTGAAGAGCCCGCCGATGCGGCGACCGCGTGGATGGTGGCCAACCCTGACGCCGTGATGGCCTGGCTTGACGGTGTGACAACCTTCGACGGGGGCGATGCCACCGCTGCCGTGTCCGAAGCTCTGGGTCTTTAA
- the choW gene encoding choline ABC transporter permease subunit, whose translation MTFLTECKLRIGDGAEAAFDWLQSNGAFLFDAMAVALEVMIDLFLALLQEPPNTSWIQDIRLRDAAFLYPQEWHPFLIIAIFTALAWWLHRGWKVPALVAVGFLFIVNQGYWEETTESLTLVLSACVVCMGVGVPIGIAVAHRPRLYAWMRPVLDLMQTLPTFVYLIPAIVFFGIGMVPGLIATVIFVLPAPIRLTHLGISSTPQSLLEAADAFGATPSQKLWKVELPYALPQIMTGLNQTIMLSLSMVVIAALVGADGLGVPVVRALNQVNTGLGFESGFVIVVVAIVLERTLRVKT comes from the coding sequence ATCACCTTCCTGACCGAATGCAAGTTGCGCATCGGTGACGGTGCAGAGGCGGCATTCGACTGGCTGCAAAGTAACGGGGCTTTCCTCTTTGACGCCATGGCGGTCGCGCTGGAGGTGATGATCGACCTCTTCCTCGCGCTCCTGCAAGAGCCGCCCAACACGTCCTGGATCCAGGACATCCGGTTGCGCGACGCGGCCTTTCTGTATCCGCAGGAATGGCACCCGTTCCTGATTATCGCGATTTTCACCGCGCTGGCGTGGTGGCTGCACCGCGGCTGGAAGGTGCCTGCATTGGTGGCAGTCGGCTTCCTGTTCATCGTCAACCAGGGCTACTGGGAAGAGACGACCGAAAGCCTGACCCTCGTCCTTTCGGCCTGCGTCGTCTGCATGGGCGTGGGTGTTCCCATCGGGATCGCGGTGGCCCACAGACCCCGGCTTTACGCCTGGATGCGGCCCGTGCTGGACCTGATGCAGACCCTGCCGACCTTCGTCTATCTTATTCCGGCCATTGTATTTTTCGGCATCGGGATGGTGCCGGGCCTGATTGCCACGGTGATTTTCGTGCTGCCTGCGCCGATCCGGTTGACCCATCTTGGCATTTCGTCCACGCCGCAGTCCTTGCTGGAAGCCGCCGATGCGTTTGGGGCCACGCCGTCGCAAAAGCTGTGGAAGGTCGAGCTGCCCTATGCCCTGCCGCAGATCATGACGGGCCTGAATCAGACCATCATGCTGTCGCTCTCGATGGTGGTGATCGCGGCCCTTGTGGGGGCCGACGGATTGGGCGTTCCGGTTGTGCGGGCGCTGAACCAGGTGAACACCGGGCTGGGGTTCGAAAGCGGATTTGTCATCGTCGTCGTGGCCATCGTGCTCGAACGCACCTTGAGGGTAAAGACATGA
- a CDS encoding GFA family protein produces MKLNGQCHCGAVRFTADLTDGLASARRCDCSLCTMRGAVAVSAALDGLTITQGADNLTLYQFNTRVAEHYFCKTCGIYTHHRRRSNPNEYGVNLACLEGQSPWQLPEITVNDGQQHPNDGGPPNGVAGILRYEAYR; encoded by the coding sequence ATGAAATTGAACGGACAATGTCATTGCGGCGCGGTGCGCTTCACGGCCGATTTGACGGACGGGTTGGCCAGCGCGCGGCGGTGCGATTGTTCGCTGTGCACGATGCGCGGCGCGGTTGCTGTCTCGGCGGCACTGGACGGTCTGACAATCACGCAAGGCGCTGACAACCTGACGCTTTACCAGTTCAACACCCGCGTGGCCGAGCACTATTTCTGCAAGACCTGCGGCATCTACACCCATCACAGGCGGCGCTCGAACCCCAATGAATATGGGGTGAACCTGGCGTGTCTGGAAGGTCAATCGCCGTGGCAATTGCCCGAGATTACCGTCAACGACGGCCAACAACACCCCAACGACGGCGGCCCGCCAAACGGTGTCGCAGGCATCCTGCGCTATGAGGCTTATCGATGA